The following are encoded in a window of Anomalospiza imberbis isolate Cuckoo-Finch-1a 21T00152 chromosome W, ASM3175350v1, whole genome shotgun sequence genomic DNA:
- the LOC137464281 gene encoding large ribosomal subunit protein eL37-like: protein MTKGTSSFGKRRNKTHTLCRRCGSKAYHLQKSTCGKCGYPAKRKRNYNWSVKAKRRNTTGTGRMRHLKRVYRRFRNGFPEGAMPKPKTSAVAASSSS, encoded by the exons ATG aCAAAGGGTACATCATCATTTGGTAAGCGACGAAATAAGACACACACCTTGTGCCGTCGGTGTGGGTCCAAGGCGTACCATCTGCAGAAATCTACCTGTGGGAAATGTGGTTACCCTGCTAAGCGTAAGAGAAATT ATAACTGGAGTGTAAAGGCTAAAAGACGCAACACCACTGGTACTGGTCGCATGAGGCACCTGAAAAGGGTCTACCGTCGATTCAG GAATGGATTCCCTGAGGGAGCCATGCCAAAGCCCAAGACATCAGCTGTTGCAGCCTCCAGTTCATCATAA